The genomic interval GGGCTTCGGCCCGGTCGACGGCGATCTGCAAGGGTTTGGGGTCGATGCGAAACAGCACCTGGCCCTTGTGCACGGACTGGTTGTCGTTGACGGCGATCTCGATGACCTGCCCGGACACCCGCGCATTGATCGAGGCCTTGGCCACGCGGGCGTAGGCGTTGTCGGTGGACACGAACGGTTCGCCAGCCCGGTAGTGGCTGTAGCCGATCACGGCGAAGAGGGCGGGCAGGCCGGCCATCAGCCACGGTCGCAGCTTCTGCTTGAGGGGCTTTCTCGGCGGCGCGTCGTTCAGGCGCGGGCCTGGGTGTTCGTGGGCCGGTGCGGCGGTGAGATCCAGTTGCTGTGTCATGATCGATACACCCTTGTCCGGGACATCGGGCCGACCGGTGCGCATTCGCCCGCGGCCCTGACGTGATTGGTTGCTGTGAGTCATCAAGTCCATGGGCGGCGGGAGGATCGCTCCACCGCTGTTTCGTCGTCGCTGCACCCGGTTCGAGCGCTGTTACAACAAACCCTGCCAACCAAGGAATTTCTGGTTCCTTGTTTTTGTGCGATGGTGTAAGAATATGAGCGAGAAATCTTCCCTGCAAGGAATTTATACGAGATGGCACAAAATAAACCGACAGCAGGAAAAGGCCGCGGCCGTCCGCGTGCCTACGATCCGCAAACGGCGCTGCAACAGGCCCTGGGCGTGTTCTGGAACACCGGCTATTCCGCCGCCTCGCTGGACAGCATCGCCAGCGCCGCCGGCATGAACCGCCCCAGCCTGTACGCTGCGTTCGGCGACAAGCACGCGCTGTACATCAAGGCGCTCGATCAGTATTGGGACACGGCGCACGCCGCCATGCAGGAAGCGCTGAACGACAGCAGCCTGACCCTGGAGCAGGCGCTGACGCGGTTCTACGAAGGGCAGTTGTCGATCTACTTTTCCGGCGACGGCGCGCCGCGAGGCTGCTTCGCAATCGGCACGGCGACCACCGAGGCGGTGGAGGATCCGGAGATCCGCGAGGTGCTGTCGCGGCGCCTCAGCCAGCTGGATGCGGACCTGGAGCAGCGCCTGCGCCGGGCCGTCGAGTCCGGCGAGCTGAAGGCCAGCGTGGATGCGGCGGCGTTGGCCCTGCTCGCGTCGTCGCTGCTGCACAGCATTTCGATCCGGGCACGGGCGGGCAAGTCACGTCAGGAGCTGACCGAACAGGCCCAAGGCGCCGTGCGGGTGATCTGTGGGTGAGGGTGGCCATGGACGGGCTTGAGGACATTCTGGCGCCGGGGCTGTCCGTGGTGTTCTGCGGGATCAATCCCGGTTTGCTCGCTGCGGCCCAGGGGCACCATTTTGCGGGGCGGGGCAACCGTTTCTGGCGCACCCTGCACCTGGCCGGGTTCACGCCCGACGAGCTGCGCCCGGAGCAGGACCGCTCGATCCTGTTGCACGGCTGCGGGTTGACGGCGGTGGTGGAGCGGCCGACGGCGAGGGCGGATCAGTT from Pseudomonas ekonensis carries:
- a CDS encoding TetR/AcrR family transcriptional regulator, translating into MAQNKPTAGKGRGRPRAYDPQTALQQALGVFWNTGYSAASLDSIASAAGMNRPSLYAAFGDKHALYIKALDQYWDTAHAAMQEALNDSSLTLEQALTRFYEGQLSIYFSGDGAPRGCFAIGTATTEAVEDPEIREVLSRRLSQLDADLEQRLRRAVESGELKASVDAAALALLASSLLHSISIRARAGKSRQELTEQAQGAVRVICG